A region of Cucumis melo cultivar AY chromosome 2, USDA_Cmelo_AY_1.0, whole genome shotgun sequence DNA encodes the following proteins:
- the LOC103501038 gene encoding probable xyloglucan endotransglucosylase/hydrolase protein 26 produces MATFRSFSIAFLVFVIVSNHIVVDANVSKNMVINWGHSQSKIIGDNLQLVLDNSTGSGAKSKRSFLFGSFEARIKLVPGNSAGVVTAYYLSSTGTAHDEIDYEFLGNVTGQPYTIHTNIFAKGVGNREQQFRVWFDPTADFHNYTIHWNPNAVVWYIDGTPIRVFRNYEKQGIAFPNKQGMRIYTSLWNADDWATQGGRVKTNWTNAPFIAGLRQFRPRACYWNGVPSITQCATKSLANWWNSPAYARLSPPQLAKLNEIQRKYKIYDYCKDTMRFNGKMPPECYKAQY; encoded by the exons ATGGCAACGTTTCGATCTTTTTCTATAGCATTTTTGGTCTTTGTGATTGTGTCTAATCACATTGTGGTTGATGCAAATGTTTCAAAGAACATGGTCATAAACTGGGGACATAGTCAGTCCAAAATAATAGGGGATAACCTTCAGCTTGTTTTGGACAACAGTACAG GCTCGGGAGCAAAGTCAAAGAGAAGTTTCTTATTTGGAAGCTTTGAAGCTCGAATCAAGTTGGTTCCAGGAAATTCTGCGGGTGTTGTAACGGCATATTAT CTATCTTCTACCGGTACAGCTCATGACGAGATAGACTATGAGTTCCTGGGGAATGTTACAGGACAGCCTTACACCATTCATACAAACATATTCGCTAAAGGTGTTGGAAACAGAGAACAGCAGTTTCGAGTGTGGTTCGATCCTACTGCTGATTTCCACAACTACACAATTCACTGGAATCCTAATGCCGTTGT GTGGTATATTGATGGCACCCCAATCAGAGTTTTCCGCAACTACGAGAAACAAGGAATAGCTTTCCCTAATAAACAAGGAATGAGAATATATACCAGTTTGTGGAATGCAGATGATTGGGCAACTCAAGGAGGTCGTGTGAAAACAAACTGGACTAACGCACCATTCATTGCTGGCTTGCGGCAATTTAGGCCTAGAGCTTGTTACTGGAATGGAGTGCCCAGCATTACCCAATGTGCCACCAAGTCCCTAGCAAATTGGTGGAATTCTCCAGCTTATGCACGGCTAAGTCCTCCTCAGTTGGCCAAACTTAATGAAATCCAGAGAAAATACAAGATATATGATTACTGCAAAGACACTATGCGATTCAATGGGAAAATGCCACCAGAATGTTATAAAGCACAGTACTAA
- the LOC103501037 gene encoding uncharacterized protein LOC103501037 yields MTEQRQRGKKMIGDVEKMVAIGLVWGATNALMRRGALLWDQALQSSSDSTKPFSSLRRWLKLFSIWQYTLPFLLNLTASATFFAILSDAPISLAVPVTNATTFAATAVFGVLLGEDTRVGYALFGTALIGFGVWLCIS; encoded by the coding sequence ATGACTGAACAGAGACAGAGAGGGAAAAAGATGATCGGAGATGTAGAAAAAATGGTTGCGATCGGTCTCGTCTGGGGCGCCACCAATGCTCTGATGCGCCGTGGCGCTCTTCTCTGGGACCAAGCTCTCCAATCTTCCTCTGATTCAACCAAACCCTTTTCCTCTCTCCGTCGATGGCTCAAGCTCTTCTCTATTTGGCAGTACACTCTCCCTTTTTTGCTTAATCTAACTGCCTCTGCTACCTTCTTCGCCATTCTGAGTGATGCCCCAATATCTCTCGCCGTTCCGGTCACCAACGCCACTACTTTTGCTGCCACTGCTGTTTTCGGAGTGCTCCTTGGCGAGGACACTCGTGTCGGGTACGCTCTGTTTGGTACCGCTCTCATTGGTTTCGGCGTATGGCTTTGCATTAGCTGA
- the LOC103501039 gene encoding probable xyloglucan endotransglucosylase/hydrolase protein 26 gives MAKFRSFFIAILVCVIVYNHIQVEAKMSKNMVLFWGNSQSKIEGDDLRLVLDKSTGSGAKSKRNFLFGSFEALIKLVPGDSAGLVTAFYLSSSGTYHDEIDYEFLGNATGEPYTIHTNIFVEGVGHREQQFRLWFDPTADFHNYTIHWNPSTVVWYIDSIPIRVFRNYEKLERRKAYPNKKGMRFYTSLWNADDWATQGGRVKTNWNNAPFTATIRQFRPRACHWIGELSNTQCATKSSQNWWTSPDHSQLTVRQLAKLGQVRKKYMIYDYCRDPARKRPNGRMPPECYRLQY, from the exons ATGGCAAAGTTTCGATCCTTTTTCATAGCCATTTTGGTGTGTGTGATTGTGTATAATCACATTCAAGTTGAGGCCAAGATGTCCAAAAACATGGTCCTTTTCTGGGGAAATAGTCAGTCCAAAATAGAAGGGGATGACCTTCGGCTTGTTTTGGACAAAAGCACAG GCTCGGGAGCAAAGTCAAAGCGAAATTTCTTATTTGGAAGCTTTGAAGCTCTCATCAAGCTTGTTCCAGGGGATTCTGCAGGATTAGTTACAGCATTTTAC ttatCTTCTTCAGGGACGTATCATGATGAGATAGATTATGAGTTTTTGGGGAATGCTACAGGAGAGCCTTATACAATTCACACAAACATATTTGTTGAGGGTGTAGGACATAGAGAACAGCAGTTTCGATTGTGGTTTGACCCTACTGCTGATTTTCATAACTACACAATTCATTGGAATCCTAGTACTGTTGT GTGGTATATCGACAGTATCCCAATAAGAGTATTCCGAAACTACGAGAAGTTGGAGCGAAGAAAAGCATACCCAAACAAGAAAGGCATGAGATTTTATACAAGTTTATGGAACGCAGATGATTGGGCAACTCAAGGAGGTCGTGTCAAAACAAATTGGAATAATGCACCATTCACTGCTACCATCCGCCAATTCAGGCCAAGAGCTTGTCATTGGATTGGAGAGCTCAGCAATACCCAATGTGCCACCAAGTCTTCACAAAACTGGTGGACTTCTCCTGATCATTCTCAGCTTACCGTTCGTCAGTTGGCCAAGCTTGGTCAAGTTAGGAAGAAGTACATGATATATGATTACTGTAGAGACCCTGCACGGAAACGACCCAATGGTCGAATGCCACCCGAATGTTATAGACTGCAGTACTAA
- the LOC103501041 gene encoding probable RNA methyltransferase At5g51130 codes for MAEDQDQTEAERKQNPKKHRKHAFPYGNYRNYYGYRVGQKLVEDPRLKVFKKEWFEGKDCLDIGCNNGIVTIQIARKFNCRSILGVDIDSDRVDDAYWNLRKEIRLSDGNPDNGLKHCASKASRIDLEASTSISSSKEHDLHAAVSFKRQNFIFSHHPPDKHYDTILCLSVAKWIHLNWGDDGLIRLFSKIWKLLNLGGILVLEPQPWKSYETNYSVSETTKMNFRTIKILPEEFQEILLDKIGFRTVEALNLGLSDGNSGGFNRPILVFQK; via the exons ATGGCGGAAGACCAGGATCAAACCGAAGCAGAACGcaaacaaaatcctaaaaagCACCGGAAGCATGCTTTTCCCTATGGCAATTACCGAAATTACTATGGCTACCGG GTGGGTcaaaaattggttgaagatcctCGTTTAAAGGTTTTCAAGAAAGAATGGTTTGAAGGCAAGGATTGCCTGGATATTGGGTGCAATAATGGGATAGTTACCATACAGATAG CTAGAAAGTTTAATTGCCGGAGTATTCTTGGTGTTGATATTGACTCTG ATCGAGTTGACGATGCTTATTGGAATCTTAGAAAGGAAATAAGACTGAGTGATGGGAACCCTGATAATGGTTTGAAGCACTGTGCTTCGAAAGCTTCTAGGATAGATTTAGAAGCTTCTACAAGTATTTCTTCGTCCAAGGAACATGATCTTCATGCGGCCGTCTCCTTCAAACGGCAGAATTTTATATTCAGTCACCATCCACCAGACAAGCATTATGATACAATTCTTTG TTTGAGTGTGGCAAAGTGGATTCATCTAAACTGGGGAGATGATGGCTTAATTAGATTGTTTTCCAAGATTTGGAAACTGCTTAACCTG GGTGGCATTCTTGTTTTGGAGCCTCAACCTTGGAAGTCTTATGAAACCAACTATAGCGTTTCTGAG ACAACTAAAATGAACTTCAGGACTATAAAGATCCTTCCAGAAGAGTTTCAAGAGATACTCTTAGACAAG ATTGGATTCAGAACAGTTGAAGCCTTAAACCTTGGCTTGTCCGACGGCAATTCAGGAGGATTCAATAGACCAATTTTAGTTTTCCAGAAGTAA